A genomic stretch from Bacteroidota bacterium includes:
- the nth gene encoding endonuclease III, translating to MTRSERAAYTLAALRKAIPRPETELNYRSEYELIIAVVLSAQCTDERVNKVTPALFEAFPTVASLATATPEEIYPYIKSISYPNNKAKHLAGLGRMVMEDFDGKIPSTLKELVKLPGVGRKTAQVVASVAFDVDALPVDTHVFRVANRIGLAKDADTPLKVERQLKRVLNQEDWSEAHHLVILHGRYTCIARAPKCDACPVTAACVYYARLQKLPAPLEGLDAKRGKYYCKTSNFYFDEPAYKTDRHKVEQIACPRTGSMNVFETKTGKTARKVPDFRIN from the coding sequence TTGACCAGAAGTGAACGCGCCGCCTATACCCTGGCGGCGTTGCGCAAAGCCATACCAAGGCCAGAAACGGAGCTGAACTACAGATCAGAATATGAACTCATTATTGCGGTTGTGTTATCAGCGCAATGTACCGACGAACGTGTCAACAAAGTGACGCCGGCACTTTTCGAGGCGTTTCCCACAGTCGCATCTCTTGCTACTGCTACACCTGAGGAGATTTATCCGTATATCAAATCCATTTCTTACCCGAACAACAAAGCCAAGCATCTGGCAGGGCTGGGGCGGATGGTAATGGAAGATTTTGACGGCAAAATTCCTTCGACGCTGAAAGAACTTGTCAAGTTACCTGGGGTAGGACGGAAAACTGCGCAAGTTGTGGCGTCCGTTGCCTTTGATGTGGATGCTTTACCCGTTGATACCCATGTGTTCAGGGTAGCTAACCGGATTGGGTTAGCCAAAGATGCAGATACACCGCTCAAGGTTGAAAGGCAACTAAAGCGCGTGCTCAACCAGGAAGACTGGTCGGAGGCACATCACCTGGTTATTTTGCACGGGCGGTATACCTGCATTGCACGTGCACCGAAGTGTGACGCGTGTCCGGTTACGGCAGCCTGCGTATACTACGCGCGTTTGCAGAAACTACCCGCGCCGCTGGAAGGACTTGATGCAAAACGGGGCAAGTACTACTGCAAAACCAGCAACTTTTATTTCGACGAACCTGCATACAAGACAGACCGCCACAAGGTGGAGCAGATTGCCTGCCCCCGTACTGGCTCGATGAACGTATTTGAAACGAAAACCGGGAAGACTGCCAGGAAAGTCCCGGATTTCAGAATCAACTAA
- the gpmI gene encoding 2,3-bisphosphoglycerate-independent phosphoglycerate mutase: MDSSKKHLLLILDGYGIAEDEAVSAIDHARKPFLDSLFAKYPHGTLEASGLAVGLPAGQMGNSEVGHMNLGAGRVVYQDITRIDKSIADGDFFEVKTLVQAAQHAKANGSKLHLLGCFSDGGVHASLTHIFGLLRLAKQQGLEAGQVCVHAFTDGRDTDPQGGIEYIRAFQQEAEEIGVGHIASICGRYYAMDRDKRWERTKLAYDLLTGTDAGLTFDDPVAAIQASYDEDVTDEFVMPRKINYKAVTDRSKTGALIESGDAIIFFNFRADRGRQLSYAFTTPGFDGFERAPLKDLFYVTLTPYASDLDVHIAFPKVNLKQTLGEAIEDLGGTQLRAAETEKYPHVTFFFSGGREAPFNGEDRVLEPSPKVATYDLQPEMSAPALAQKVADALAEKDYNFAVLNFANPDMVGHTGVFEAAVKAIETVDTCAKLVVETALANGYSINIIADHGNADKLRNDDGSPHTAHTTALVPHIVIKEGFAGPVKDGKLGDIAPTILSILGQPIPEQMTGDILV; encoded by the coding sequence ATGGATTCCAGTAAAAAGCACCTGTTGCTCATTTTGGACGGTTATGGTATTGCAGAAGATGAAGCCGTAAGCGCAATTGACCACGCCCGTAAACCTTTCTTAGATTCGCTGTTTGCAAAGTATCCTCACGGCACGCTTGAGGCATCGGGGCTGGCTGTAGGGTTGCCGGCTGGCCAGATGGGCAACTCGGAAGTTGGGCATATGAATTTAGGCGCCGGCCGCGTGGTGTACCAGGATATTACCCGCATCGACAAGTCCATTGCAGATGGCGACTTCTTTGAAGTAAAAACATTGGTACAGGCTGCGCAACACGCAAAAGCCAATGGCAGCAAATTACACCTCTTAGGTTGTTTTTCAGATGGAGGCGTGCATGCTTCCTTGACGCACATCTTTGGACTGTTGCGTCTCGCGAAGCAGCAGGGGCTTGAGGCCGGTCAGGTTTGTGTCCACGCGTTTACAGATGGACGAGACACAGATCCGCAGGGCGGCATTGAATATATCCGCGCGTTCCAGCAGGAAGCTGAAGAGATAGGCGTAGGGCACATTGCAAGCATTTGTGGCAGATACTACGCAATGGACCGCGACAAGCGCTGGGAGCGCACAAAACTGGCTTATGATCTTCTCACGGGCACAGATGCCGGCCTTACCTTTGATGATCCTGTAGCCGCAATCCAGGCCAGCTACGACGAAGATGTCACGGATGAATTTGTGATGCCCCGGAAAATCAACTACAAAGCCGTCACAGACCGCTCAAAGACCGGTGCGTTGATTGAGTCAGGGGATGCGATCATTTTCTTCAATTTCAGAGCAGACCGCGGCCGGCAACTGTCGTACGCATTTACAACACCTGGCTTTGATGGATTTGAACGCGCACCACTCAAAGATCTGTTTTATGTCACACTGACGCCGTATGCATCAGACCTGGATGTGCACATTGCCTTTCCGAAGGTAAACCTCAAACAAACGCTCGGCGAAGCCATTGAGGACCTTGGCGGGACGCAGTTGCGAGCTGCTGAGACCGAAAAATACCCCCACGTCACGTTTTTCTTCAGCGGTGGTAGAGAAGCACCCTTCAACGGAGAAGACCGGGTGCTGGAGCCCTCGCCGAAAGTGGCGACGTATGACCTCCAGCCAGAGATGAGCGCGCCGGCGTTGGCGCAGAAGGTAGCTGATGCACTGGCTGAAAAAGACTACAACTTTGCCGTGCTCAATTTTGCCAATCCGGATATGGTTGGGCATACCGGGGTTTTCGAAGCTGCTGTCAAAGCCATTGAAACCGTGGATACCTGTGCCAAACTGGTGGTAGAAACTGCGCTGGCGAACGGGTACTCCATCAACATCATTGCTGACCACGGCAATGCAGACAAACTGAGAAACGACGACGGTTCACCTCACACCGCCCATACAACGGCGTTGGTGCCTCACATCGTAATAAAAGAAGGGTTTGCCGGCCCCGTCAAAGACGGAAAACTGGGAGACATCGCCCCCACAATTCTCTCGATACTCGGACAACCAATCCCCGAACAGATGACCGGCGACATCCTGGTTTGA
- the sppA gene encoding signal peptide peptidase SppA: MRFLSTLIATTLGALIAFGVMFFLGFMFLFAIAASSDQAPRVRAGSVLTIPLSGALPEISSDDPFASSFASGPTYDLAQFKNALAKAAVDPRIDGVWLQMRGLSGSWATLQEMRGALETFRDSSDKFIVASSEDHAVSEKAYFLATTAEEIYASTQAPFEFNGFYLAAEFYKNAFDKLDIKAQPIRAGKYKSAIEPYIRSNLSDENREQLGALLDDQYDVFLSAIAESRSLQEEAVLETMEADAILLATDAYRAGLIDDLMFYDEVESAIKSKLEIEADDDLRTVSMKSYVRVPDKEAGLEGGGEEDIAVVYAVGTIMPGKSGYSTNPLFGGDILGSATFNEAIRTAVESDKVKAIVVRIDSPGGSASASDAMYREIERAAETKPVIISMGTYAASGGYWMAMGGDMIVADPLTITGSIGVFGMSLDLSSMYENKIGVTFDVVRTGPYADMYSGTRPLTPEELHLLERSVDDTYASFLELVAENRGLTVEEVDAMAQGRVWTGVDAKNNGLVDMLGGLETAIDVAAEQAELAPGSYDIRRLPRPKTMLEQFNEALAVRSQKIWLNLTASPIEQILVQESENLRTIIEMNGEVQALLPTKITIQ; this comes from the coding sequence ATGCGTTTTCTTTCCACGCTCATTGCCACCACCCTCGGCGCCCTCATTGCTTTTGGCGTCATGTTTTTTCTTGGTTTCATGTTTTTGTTTGCAATTGCTGCAAGCTCCGATCAGGCACCACGGGTTCGCGCCGGCTCGGTGTTAACAATCCCTTTGTCGGGTGCCCTCCCGGAGATTTCGTCTGACGATCCTTTTGCGTCTTCTTTTGCAAGCGGCCCGACCTATGATCTCGCCCAGTTCAAAAATGCGCTGGCTAAAGCTGCTGTTGATCCACGCATTGACGGTGTTTGGCTGCAAATGCGGGGTTTATCGGGCAGCTGGGCCACGCTTCAGGAAATGCGAGGGGCACTAGAAACGTTCAGAGACTCAAGCGACAAATTCATTGTAGCTTCCAGCGAAGACCACGCGGTCAGTGAAAAAGCATATTTCCTGGCAACAACGGCTGAAGAAATTTATGCGTCTACACAGGCTCCTTTCGAATTCAATGGATTCTATCTGGCTGCCGAGTTTTACAAAAACGCGTTTGATAAGCTGGACATCAAAGCCCAGCCTATTCGCGCCGGCAAATATAAAAGTGCCATCGAACCCTACATCCGCTCTAATCTTTCTGACGAAAACAGGGAGCAGTTGGGGGCGTTGCTAGACGATCAGTACGACGTATTCCTCAGCGCCATTGCGGAGAGCAGAAGCCTACAAGAAGAGGCTGTACTTGAAACGATGGAAGCCGACGCCATCTTGCTGGCAACAGATGCGTACCGCGCCGGCCTCATTGATGACCTCATGTTCTACGACGAAGTGGAGTCAGCAATTAAGTCGAAATTGGAAATCGAGGCCGACGACGACTTGCGTACCGTAAGCATGAAGTCGTATGTACGCGTGCCGGACAAAGAAGCCGGCCTGGAAGGCGGCGGTGAGGAAGACATTGCTGTTGTATATGCCGTGGGCACCATTATGCCAGGCAAAAGCGGCTACAGCACCAACCCGTTATTTGGTGGAGATATCCTCGGATCAGCTACGTTCAACGAGGCCATCCGTACCGCTGTTGAAAGCGACAAAGTGAAAGCCATCGTTGTGCGTATCGATTCGCCCGGAGGTTCTGCTTCCGCTTCTGACGCCATGTACCGAGAAATAGAACGCGCTGCTGAAACCAAGCCCGTTATTATTTCGATGGGCACCTATGCAGCTTCCGGTGGCTACTGGATGGCTATGGGTGGCGACATGATTGTTGCAGATCCACTTACAATTACCGGCTCGATTGGCGTATTTGGGATGTCGCTGGATTTAAGCAGCATGTACGAAAACAAAATTGGCGTCACCTTCGACGTTGTACGTACCGGCCCTTATGCCGACATGTACTCAGGTACCCGGCCACTTACCCCGGAAGAGCTACACCTGCTGGAGCGGTCTGTTGATGACACCTATGCTTCATTCCTGGAGCTCGTCGCAGAAAACCGTGGCCTAACAGTCGAAGAAGTGGATGCTATGGCCCAAGGCCGCGTCTGGACTGGCGTCGACGCCAAGAATAATGGCCTGGTTGATATGCTGGGTGGTCTCGAAACCGCCATTGATGTGGCAGCTGAGCAGGCTGAACTCGCGCCAGGCAGCTACGATATACGCCGGCTCCCGCGCCCCAAAACGATGCTGGAGCAATTCAACGAAGCGCTGGCCGTACGCTCACAAAAAATTTGGCTAAACCTGACCGCTTCCCCAATTGAGCAAATCCTCGTACAGGAATCCGAAAATCTCCGCACCATCATAGAGATGAACGGCGAAGTACAGGCCCTCCTGCCAACCAAGATTACCATCCAGTAA